One part of the Arabidopsis thaliana chromosome 4, partial sequence genome encodes these proteins:
- the NST-K1 gene encoding nucleotide sugar transporter-KT 1 (nucleotide sugar transporter-KT 1 (NST-K1); FUNCTIONS IN: nucleotide-sugar transmembrane transporter activity; INVOLVED IN: nucleotide-sugar transport; LOCATED IN: Golgi membrane; EXPRESSED IN: 25 plant structures; EXPRESSED DURING: 13 growth stages; CONTAINS InterPro DOMAIN/s: Protein of unknown function DUF250 (InterPro:IPR004853); BEST Arabidopsis thaliana protein match is: Nucleotide-sugar transporter family protein (TAIR:AT4G09810.1); Has 1786 Blast hits to 1783 proteins in 197 species: Archae - 2; Bacteria - 6; Metazoa - 381; Fungi - 222; Plants - 994; Viruses - 0; Other Eukaryotes - 181 (source: NCBI BLink).), which translates to MFKKMSATTSKTDQKAALDIASWLFNVVTSVGIILVNKALMATYGFSFATTLTGLHFGTTTLLTTFLTWLGYIQPSQLPWPDLLKFVLFANFSIVGMNVSLMWNSVGFYQIAKLSMIPVSCLLEVMLDNVRYSRDTKLSILLVLAGVAVCTVTDVSVNLNGFLAAAIAVWSTALQQYYVHYLQRKYSLGSFNLLAHTAPVQAASLLLVGPFLDYWLTNQRVDAYNFSFVSLFFLILSCSIAVGTNLSQFICIGRFTAVSFQVLGHMKTILVLVLGFTFFGKEGLNLQVVLGMLIAILGMIWYGNASSKPGGKERRSLSIPITKSQKLSETNESDEKV; encoded by the exons atgtttaaaaaaatgagtGCTACTACAAGCAAGACGGATCAGAAAGCGGCATTAGACATTGCATCATGGCTATTCAATGTGGTTACTTCCGTTGGAATCATCCTCGTTAACAAAGCTTTAATGGCTACTTATGGCTTTAGTTTCG CTACTACATTAACCGGTTTGCATTTCGGAACAACGACATTGTTGACAACTTTCTTGACATGGCTTGGTTATATCCAACCTTCTCAGCTTCCTTGGCCTGATCTTTTGAAATTCGTTTTGTTCGCTAACTTCTCTATCGTTGGGATGAACGTCAGTCTCATGTGGAATTCTGTTGGCTTCTACCAG ATTGCGAAGCTGAGTATGATCCCGGTTTCTTGTCTTCTAGAAGTTATGCTTGACAATGTCAGGTATTCAAGAGATACAAAGCTTAGCATTTTGTTAGTTCTTGCTGGTGTTGCCGTCTGTACTGTAACCGATGTTAGTGTCAATCTCAACGGATTTCTAGCTGCCGCTATTGCTGTCTGGAGCACCGCGCTTCAGCAATAC TATGTACATTATCTACAACGGAAATATTCACTCGGTTCTTTCAATTTACTGGCGCATACCGCTCCAGTTCAAGCTGCGTCATTGTTGTTGGTCGGACCATTTCTAGACTACTGGTTGACTAACCAAAGAGTGGATGCATACAACTTTTCATTTGTATCTCTG TTCTTCTTAATACTCTCGTGCAGTATCGCGGTTGGGACCAATCTCAGCCAATTCATCTGTATTGGAAGATTCACGGCGGTGTCTTTCCAAGTACTTGGTCACATGAAGACAattctggttttggttttgggattCACTTTCTTCGGTAAGGAAGGATTAAACCTACAAGTAGTGCTTGGAATGCTGATTGCTATACTCGGTATGATCTGGTACGGTAATGCATCTTCTAAACCGGGTGGTAAAGAACGTCGTAGCCTGTCTATTCCCATAACCAAGTCACAGAAACTATCTGAAACAAACGAATCTGATGAAAAGGTGTAG
- the NST-K1 gene encoding nucleotide sugar transporter-KT 1 (nucleotide sugar transporter-KT 1 (NST-K1); FUNCTIONS IN: nucleotide-sugar transmembrane transporter activity; INVOLVED IN: nucleotide-sugar transport; LOCATED IN: Golgi membrane; EXPRESSED IN: 24 plant structures; EXPRESSED DURING: 13 growth stages; CONTAINS InterPro DOMAIN/s: Protein of unknown function DUF250 (InterPro:IPR004853); BEST Arabidopsis thaliana protein match is: Nucleotide-sugar transporter family protein (TAIR:AT4G09810.1).) translates to MSATTSKTDQKAALDIASWLFNVVTSVGIILVNKALMATYGFSFATTLTGLHFGTTTLLTTFLTWLGYIQPSQLPWPDLLKFVLFANFSIVGMNVSLMWNSVGFYQIAKLSMIPVSCLLEVMLDNVRYSRDTKLSILLVLAGVAVCTVTDVSVNLNGFLAAAIAVWSTALQQYYVHYLQRKYSLGSFNLLAHTAPVQAASLLLVGPFLDYWLTNQRVDAYNFSFVSLFFLILSCSIAVGTNLSQFICIGRFTAVSFQVLGHMKTILVLVLGFTFFGKEGLNLQVVLGMLIAILGMIWYGNASSKPGGKERRSLSIPITKSQKLSETNESDEKV, encoded by the exons atgagtGCTACTACAAGCAAGACGGATCAGAAAGCGGCATTAGACATTGCATCATGGCTATTCAATGTGGTTACTTCCGTTGGAATCATCCTCGTTAACAAAGCTTTAATGGCTACTTATGGCTTTAGTTTCG CTACTACATTAACCGGTTTGCATTTCGGAACAACGACATTGTTGACAACTTTCTTGACATGGCTTGGTTATATCCAACCTTCTCAGCTTCCTTGGCCTGATCTTTTGAAATTCGTTTTGTTCGCTAACTTCTCTATCGTTGGGATGAACGTCAGTCTCATGTGGAATTCTGTTGGCTTCTACCAG ATTGCGAAGCTGAGTATGATCCCGGTTTCTTGTCTTCTAGAAGTTATGCTTGACAATGTCAGGTATTCAAGAGATACAAAGCTTAGCATTTTGTTAGTTCTTGCTGGTGTTGCCGTCTGTACTGTAACCGATGTTAGTGTCAATCTCAACGGATTTCTAGCTGCCGCTATTGCTGTCTGGAGCACCGCGCTTCAGCAATAC TATGTACATTATCTACAACGGAAATATTCACTCGGTTCTTTCAATTTACTGGCGCATACCGCTCCAGTTCAAGCTGCGTCATTGTTGTTGGTCGGACCATTTCTAGACTACTGGTTGACTAACCAAAGAGTGGATGCATACAACTTTTCATTTGTATCTCTG TTCTTCTTAATACTCTCGTGCAGTATCGCGGTTGGGACCAATCTCAGCCAATTCATCTGTATTGGAAGATTCACGGCGGTGTCTTTCCAAGTACTTGGTCACATGAAGACAattctggttttggttttgggattCACTTTCTTCGGTAAGGAAGGATTAAACCTACAAGTAGTGCTTGGAATGCTGATTGCTATACTCGGTATGATCTGGTACGGTAATGCATCTTCTAAACCGGGTGGTAAAGAACGTCGTAGCCTGTCTATTCCCATAACCAAGTCACAGAAACTATCTGAAACAAACGAATCTGATGAAAAGGTGTAG
- the BRI1 gene encoding Leucine-rich receptor-like protein kinase family protein (BRASSINOSTEROID INSENSITIVE 1 (BRI1); FUNCTIONS IN: in 6 functions; INVOLVED IN: in 9 processes; LOCATED IN: endosome, plasma membrane, protein complex; EXPRESSED IN: 24 plant structures; EXPRESSED DURING: 13 growth stages; CONTAINS InterPro DOMAIN/s: Protein kinase, ATP binding site (InterPro:IPR017441), Protein kinase, catalytic domain (InterPro:IPR000719), Leucine-rich repeat-containing N-terminal domain, type 2 (InterPro:IPR013210), Leucine-rich repeat (InterPro:IPR001611), Serine/threonine-protein kinase-like domain (InterPro:IPR017442), Protein kinase-like domain (InterPro:IPR011009), Serine/threonine-protein kinase, active site (InterPro:IPR008271); BEST Arabidopsis thaliana protein match is: BRI1 like (TAIR:AT1G55610.2); Has 214988 Blast hits to 139206 proteins in 4645 species: Archae - 193; Bacteria - 21464; Metazoa - 65624; Fungi - 10774; Plants - 90532; Viruses - 410; Other Eukaryotes - 25991 (source: NCBI BLink).) produces the protein MKTFSSFFLSVTTLFFFSFFSLSFQASPSQSLYREIHQLISFKDVLPDKNLLPDWSSNKNPCTFDGVTCRDDKVTSIDLSSKPLNVGFSAVSSSLLSLTGLESLFLSNSHINGSVSGFKCSASLTSLDLSRNSLSGPVTTLTSLGSCSGLKFLNVSSNTLDFPGKVSGGLKLNSLEVLDLSANSISGANVVGWVLSDGCGELKHLAISGNKISGDVDVSRCVNLEFLDVSSNNFSTGIPFLGDCSALQHLDISGNKLSGDFSRAISTCTELKLLNISSNQFVGPIPPLPLKSLQYLSLAENKFTGEIPDFLSGACDTLTGLDLSGNHFYGAVPPFFGSCSLLESLALSSNNFSGELPMDTLLKMRGLKVLDLSFNEFSGELPESLTNLSASLLTLDLSSNNFSGPILPNLCQNPKNTLQELYLQNNGFTGKIPPTLSNCSELVSLHLSFNYLSGTIPSSLGSLSKLRDLKLWLNMLEGEIPQELMYVKTLETLILDFNDLTGEIPSGLSNCTNLNWISLSNNRLTGEIPKWIGRLENLAILKLSNNSFSGNIPAELGDCRSLIWLDLNTNLFNGTIPAAMFKQSGKIAANFIAGKRYVYIKNDGMKKECHGAGNLLEFQGIRSEQLNRLSTRNPCNITSRVYGGHTSPTFDNNGSMMFLDMSYNMLSGYIPKEIGSMPYLFILNLGHNDISGSIPDEVGDLRGLNILDLSSNKLDGRIPQAMSALTMLTEIDLSNNNLSGPIPEMGQFETFPPAKFLNNPGLCGYPLPRCDPSNADGYAHHQRSHGRRPASLAGSVAMGLLFSFVCIFGLILVGREMRKRRRKKEAELEMYAEGHGNSGDRTANNTNWKLTGVKEALSINLAAFEKPLRKLTFADLLQATNGFHNDSLIGSGGFGDVYKAILKDGSAVAIKKLIHVSGQGDREFMAEMETIGKIKHRNLVPLLGYCKVGDERLLVYEFMKYGSLEDVLHDPKKAGVKLNWSTRRKIAIGSARGLAFLHHNCSPHIIHRDMKSSNVLLDENLEARVSDFGMARLMSAMDTHLSVSTLAGTPGYVPPEYYQSFRCSTKGDVYSYGVVLLELLTGKRPTDSPDFGDNNLVGWVKQHAKLRISDVFDPELMKEDPALEIELLQHLKVAVACLDDRAWRRPTMVQVMAMFKEIQAGSGIDSQSTIRSIEDGGFSTIEMVDMSIKEVPEGKL, from the coding sequence ATGAAGACTTTTTCaagcttctttctctctgtaacaactctcttcttcttctccttcttttctctttcatttcaaGCTTCACCATCTCAGTCTTTATACAGAGAAATCCATCAGCTTATAAGCTTCAAAGACGTTCTTCCTGACAAGAATCTTCTCCCAGACTGGTCTTCCAACAAAAACCCGTGTACTTTCGATGGCGTTACTTGCAGAGACGACAAAGTTACTTCGATTGATCTCAGCTCCAAGCCTCTCAACGTCGGATTCAGTGCCGTGTCCTCGTCTCTCCTGTCTCTCACCGGATTAgagtctctgtttctctcaAACTCACACATCAATGGCTCCGTTTCTGGCTTCAAGTGCTCTGCTTCTTTAACCAGCTTGGATCTATCTAGAAACTCTCTTTCGGGTCCTGTAACGACTCTAACAAGCCTTGGTTCTTGCTCCGGTCTGAAGTTTCTTAACGTCTCTTCCAATACACTTGATTTTCCCGGGAAAGTTTCAGGTGGGTTGAAGCTAAACAGCTTGGAAGTTCTGGATCTTTCTGCGAATTCAATCTCCGGTGCTAACGTCGTTGGTTGGGTTCTCTCCGATGGGTGTGGAGAGTTGAAACATTTAGCGATTAGCGGAAACAAAATCAGTGGAGACGTCGATGTTTCTCGCTGCGTGAATCTCGAGTTTCTCGATGTTTCCTCCAACAATTTCTCCACTGGGATTCCTTTCCTCGGAGATTGCTCTGCTCTGCAACATCTTGACATCTCCGGGAACAAATTATCCGGCGATTTCTCCCGTGCTATCTCTACTTGCACAGAGCTCAAGTTGTTGAACATCTCTAGTAACCAATTCGTCGGACCAATCCCTCCGCTACCGCTTAAAAGTCTCCAATACCTCTCTCTGGCCGAGAACAAATTCACCGGCGAGATCCCTGACTTTCTCTCCGGCGCGTGTGATACACTCACTGGTCTCGATCTCTCTGGAAATCATTTCTACGGTGCGGTTCCTCCATTCTTCGGTTCATGTTCTCTTCTCGAATCACTCGCGTTGTCGAGTAACAACTTCTCTGGCGAGTTACCGATGGATACGTTGTTGAAGATGAGAGGACTCAAAGTACTTGATCTGTCTTTCAACGAGTTTTCCGGCGAATTACCGGAATCTCTGACGAATCTATCCGCTTCGTTGCTAACGTTAGATCTCAGCTCCAACAATTTCTCCGGTCCGATTCTCCCAAATCTCTGCCAGAACCCTAAAAACACTCTGCAGGAGCTTTACCTTCAGAACAATGGCTTCACCGGGAAGATTCCACCGACTTTAAGCAACTGTTCTGAGCTGGTTTCGCTTCACTTGAGCTTCAATTACCTCTCCGGGACAATCCCTTCGAGCTTAGGCTCTCTATCGAAGCTTCGAGATCTGAAACTATGGCTGAATATGTTAGAAGGAGAGATCCCTCAGGAGCTCATGTATGTCAAGACCTTAGAGACTCTGATCCTCGACTTCAACGATTTAACCGGTGAAATCCCTTCCGGTTTAAGTAACTGTACCAATCTTAACTGGATTTCTCTGTCGAATAACCGGTTAACCGGTGAGATTCCGAAATGGATTGGCCGGTTAGAGAATCTCGCTATCCTCAAGCTAAGCAACAATTCATTCTCCGGGAACATTCCGGCTGAGCTCGGCGACTGCAGAAGCTTAATCTGGCTTGATCTCAACACCAATCTCTTCAATGGAACGATTCCGGCGGCGATGTTTAAACAATCCGGGAAAATCGCTGCCAATTTCATCGCCGGTAAGAGGTACGTTTATATCAAAAACGATGGGATGAAGAAAGAGTGTCATGGAGCTGGTAATTTACTTGAGTTTCAAGGAATCAGATCCGAACAATTAAACCGGCTTTCAACGAGGAACCCTTGTAATATCACTAGCAGAGTCTATGGAGGTCACACTTCGCCGACGTTTGATAACAATGGTTCGATGATGTTTCTGGACATGTCTTACAACATGTTGTCTGGATACATACCGAAGGAGATTGGTTCGATGCCTTATCTGTTTATTCTCAATTTGGGTCATAACGATATCTCTGGTTCGATTCCTGATGAGGTAGGTGATCTAAGAGGTTTAAACATTCTTGATCTTTCAAGCAATAAGCTCGATGGGAGGATTCCTCAGGCTATGTCAGCTCTTACTATGCTTACGGAAATCGATTTGTCGAATAATAATTTGTCTGGTCCGATTCCTGAGATGGGTCAGTTTGAGACTTTTCCACCGGCTAAGTTCTTGAACAATCCTGGTCTCTGTGGTTATCCTCTTCCGCGGTGTGATCCTTCAAATGCAGACGGTTATGCTCATCATCAGAGATCTCATGGAAGGAGACCAGCGTCCCTTGCTGGTAGTGTGGCGATGGGATTGTTGTTCTCTTTTGTGTGTATATTTGGGCTGATCCTTGTTGGTAGAGAGATGAGGAAGAGacggagaaagaaagaggCGGAGTTGGAGATGTATGCGGAAGGACATGGAAACTCTGGCGATAGAACTGCTAACAACACCAATTGGAAGCTGACTGGTGTGAAAGAAGCCTTGAGTATCAATCTTGCTGCTTTCGAGAAGCCATTGCGGAAGCTCACGTTTGCGGATCTTCTTCAGGCTACCAATGGTTTCCATAATGATAGTCTGATTGGTTCTGGTGGGTTTGGAGATGTTTACAAAGCGATTTTGAAAGATGGAAGCGCGGTGGCTATCAAGAAACTGATTCATGTTAGCGGTCAAGGTGATAGAGAGTTCATGGCGGAGATGGAAACCATTGGGAAGATCAAACATCGAAATCTTGTGCCTCTTCTTGGTTATTGCAAAGTTGGAGACGAGCGGCTTCTTGTGTATGAGTTTATGAAGTATGGAAGTTTAGAAGATGTTTTGCACGACCCCAAGAAAGCTGGGGTGAAACTAAACTGGTCCACACGGCGGAAGATTGCGATAGGATCAGCTAGAGGGCTTGCTTTCCTTCACCACAACTGCAGTCCGCATATCATCCACAGAGACATGAAATCCAGTAATGTGTTGCTTGATGAGAATTTGGAAGCTCGGGTTTCAGATTTTGGCATGGCGAGGCTGATGAGTGCGATGGATACGCATTTAAGCGTCAGTACATTAGCTGGTACACCGGGTTACGTTCCTCCAGAGTATTACCAAAGTTTCAGGTGTTCAACAAAAGGAGACGTTTATAGTTACGGTGTGGTCTTACTCGAGCTACTCACGGGTAAACGGCCAACGGATTCACCGGATTTTGGAGATAACAACCTTGTTGGATGGGTGAAACAGCACGCAAAACTGCGGATTAGCGATGTGTTTGACCCCGAGCTTATGAAGGAAGATCCAGCATTAGAGATCGAACTTTTACAACATTTAAAAGTTGCGGTTGCGTGTTTGGATGATCGGGCTTGGAGACGACCGACAATGGTACAAGTCATGGCCATGTTTAAGGAGATACAAGCCGGGTCAGGGATAGATTCACAGTCAACGATCAGATCAATAGAGGATGGAGGGTTCAGTACAATAGAGATGGTTGATATGAGTATAAAAGAAGTTCCTGAAGGAAAATTATGA
- the PLS gene encoding polari (POLARIS (PLS); Has 1 Blast hits to 1 proteins in 1 species: Archae - 0; Bacteria - 0; Metazoa - 0; Fungi - 0; Plants - 1; Viruses - 0; Other Eukaryotes - 0 (source: NCBI BLink).), whose protein sequence is MKPRLCFNFRRRSISPCYISISYLLVAKLFKLFKIH, encoded by the coding sequence ATGAAACCCAGactttgttttaatttcaGGCGAAGGTCCATTTCTCCATGTTATATATCAATCTCTTATTTATTAGTAGCAAAattgtttaaactttttaaaatccattga
- the WRKY13 gene encoding WRKY DNA-binding protein 13 (WRKY DNA-binding protein 13 (WRKY13); FUNCTIONS IN: sequence-specific DNA binding transcription factor activity; INVOLVED IN: regulation of transcription, DNA-dependent; LOCATED IN: chloroplast; EXPRESSED IN: 18 plant structures; EXPRESSED DURING: 10 growth stages; CONTAINS InterPro DOMAIN/s: DNA-binding WRKY (InterPro:IPR003657); BEST Arabidopsis thaliana protein match is: WRKY family transcription factor (TAIR:AT2G44745.1); Has 3526 Blast hits to 3073 proteins in 195 species: Archae - 0; Bacteria - 0; Metazoa - 6; Fungi - 0; Plants - 3490; Viruses - 0; Other Eukaryotes - 30 (source: NCBI BLink).): MGAINQGISLFDESQTVINPINTNHLGFFFSFPSHSTLSSSSSSSSSSPSSLVSPFLGHNSLNSFLHNNPSSFISHPQDSINLMTNLPETLISSLSSSKQRDDHDGFLNLDHHRLTGSISSQRPLSNPWAWSCQAGYGSSQKNNHGSEIDVDDNDDEVGDGGGINDDDNGRHHHHDTPSRHDKHNTASLGVVSSLKMKKLKTRRKVREPRFCFKTLSEVDVLDDGYRWRKYGQKVVKNTQHPRSYYRCTQDKCRVKKRVERLADDPRMVITTYEGRHLHSPSNHLDDDSLSTSHLHPPLSNFFW, translated from the exons ATGGGTGCGATAAACCAAGGAATaagcttgtttgatgaatCACAAACCGTCATAAACCCTATTAATACCAACCATctaggtttcttcttctctttccctAGTCACAGCAccttatcttcatcatcttcgtcgtcttcgtcttctccttcttctcttgtgtcTCCATTTCTTGGTCATAACTCCCTAAACTCCTTCCTTCATAATAACCCGTCTTCATTCATAAGTCATCCTCAAGATTCCATCAATCTCATGACCAATCTCcccgaaaccctaatctcgTCTTTGTCCTCATCAAAGCAAAGGGACGATCATGATGGTTTTCTTAATCTCGATCATCATCGTCTTACCGGTAGTATTTCATCCCAAAGACCCCTGTCAAATCCATG GGCATGGAGTTGTCAAGCGGGATACGGAAGCAGCCAGAAAAACAACCATGGAAGCGAGattgatgttgatgataatgatgatgaggtTGGCGATGGTGGTGGcattaatgatgatgataatggtcgtcatcatcatcatgatacTCCCAGTCGTCATGATAAACATAACACAGCGTCATTAGGCGTAGTTTCTTctctgaagatgaagaagcttaagacaagaagaaaagtgaGGGAACCTCGGTTTTGCTTTAAGACACTTAGCGAGGTTGATGTCTTAGATGATGGATATAGATGGAGAAAGTATGGCCAGAAAGTTGTCAAAAACACCCAACATCCCag GAGCTATTACAGATGCACACAAGACAAGTGtagagtgaagaagagagtggaGAGATTAGCAGATGACCCAAGAATGGTAATCACTACTTACGAAGGAAGACACCTTCACTCTCCTTCTAATCATCTCGACGACGACTCTCTCTCCACCTCTCACCTGCACCCTCCTCTCTCCAACTTCTTCTGGtga